In a genomic window of Streptomyces noursei ATCC 11455:
- a CDS encoding TetR/AcrR family transcriptional regulator: MARRYDPDRRQRIIDAALAVVRERGIAGLSHRAVAAAADVPLGSTTYHFATLDDLLVAALRQSNGRWLADFARWVDGIDLAVPLADEVARLVGETLAGDRSRVELEYDLYLAALRHEAVRPIAAECLDEMETLLARRIGDRATARAVVAFTDGLLLQHLLTDRPFQPAVVREGLAGVLGASG, encoded by the coding sequence ATGGCCCGGCGCTACGACCCGGACCGGCGGCAGCGGATCATCGACGCGGCGCTCGCGGTGGTCCGGGAGCGGGGGATCGCCGGGCTCAGCCACCGCGCGGTGGCCGCCGCCGCGGACGTCCCGCTGGGCTCCACGACGTACCACTTCGCGACCCTCGACGATCTGCTGGTCGCCGCGCTGCGGCAGTCCAACGGCCGGTGGCTGGCGGACTTCGCGCGCTGGGTGGACGGCATCGACCTCGCGGTGCCGCTCGCCGACGAGGTGGCCCGACTGGTCGGCGAGACCCTCGCCGGGGACCGCTCGCGGGTGGAGCTGGAGTACGACCTGTATCTGGCCGCGCTGCGGCACGAGGCGGTGCGGCCGATCGCCGCCGAGTGCCTGGACGAGATGGAGACGCTGCTGGCCCGGCGGATCGGCGACCGGGCCACCGCGCGTGCGGTGGTGGCCTTCACCGACGGGCTGCTGCTCCAGCACCTGCTCACCGACCGACCCTTCCAACCGGCCGTGGTGCGCGAGGGGTTGGCGGGGGTGCTGGGCGCCTCCGGCTGA
- a CDS encoding cysteine desulfurase, with protein MTQLPGLLDTEAIRKDFPLLDRQVHDGKKIVYLDNAATSQKPRQVLDALSAYYERHNANVHRGVHVLAEEATALYEGARDKVAAFINAPSRDEVIFTKNASESLNLVANMLGWADEPYRVDRETEIVITEMEHHSNIVPWQLLSQRTGAKLKWFGLTDDGRLDLSTIDEVITERTKVVSFTLVSNLLGTYNPVETIVRRAQEVGALVVIDASQAAPHMPLDVQALQADFVAFTGHKMCGPTGIGVLWGRQELLEDLPPFLGGGEMIETVSMHSSTYAPAPHKFEAGTPPIAQAVGLGAAVDYLTAIGMDRIAAHEHAITEYAVKRLLEVPDLKIIGPSTAEDRGATISFTLGDIHPHDVGQVLDEQGIAVRVGHHCARPVCLRYGIPATTRASFYLYSTPAEVDALVEGLEYVRNFFG; from the coding sequence GTGACACAGCTGCCGGGCCTCCTCGACACAGAGGCGATCCGCAAGGACTTCCCCCTTCTGGACCGTCAGGTCCACGACGGGAAGAAGATCGTGTACCTGGACAACGCGGCGACCTCGCAGAAGCCGCGCCAGGTGCTGGACGCCCTGAGCGCCTACTACGAACGCCACAACGCCAACGTCCACCGCGGCGTGCATGTGCTCGCCGAGGAGGCCACGGCGCTGTACGAAGGCGCCCGCGACAAGGTCGCCGCCTTCATCAACGCGCCCAGCCGCGACGAGGTGATCTTCACCAAGAACGCCTCGGAGTCGCTCAACCTCGTGGCCAACATGCTGGGTTGGGCCGACGAGCCCTACCGGGTGGACCGCGAGACCGAGATCGTCATCACGGAGATGGAGCACCACTCCAACATCGTGCCGTGGCAGCTGCTCTCGCAGCGCACCGGCGCGAAGCTGAAGTGGTTCGGGCTGACCGACGACGGCCGGCTGGACCTCTCCACGATCGACGAGGTCATCACCGAGCGCACCAAGGTGGTCTCCTTCACCCTGGTGTCCAACCTCCTGGGCACGTACAACCCGGTCGAGACGATCGTCCGTCGCGCCCAGGAAGTCGGCGCGCTGGTGGTGATAGACGCCTCGCAGGCCGCACCCCACATGCCGTTGGACGTGCAGGCGCTGCAGGCGGACTTCGTGGCCTTCACCGGCCACAAGATGTGCGGCCCGACCGGAATCGGCGTGCTGTGGGGCCGCCAGGAACTGCTGGAGGACCTCCCGCCGTTCCTCGGCGGTGGCGAGATGATCGAGACCGTCTCGATGCACTCCTCCACCTACGCCCCGGCGCCGCACAAGTTCGAGGCGGGTACGCCCCCGATCGCCCAGGCCGTCGGCCTCGGCGCCGCGGTGGACTACCTGACCGCGATCGGCATGGACAGGATCGCCGCGCATGAGCACGCGATCACCGAGTACGCCGTCAAGCGGCTGCTGGAGGTCCCCGACCTGAAGATCATCGGCCCGAGCACGGCCGAGGACCGCGGGGCGACGATCTCCTTCACGCTGGGTGACATCCACCCGCACGACGTGGGCCAGGTGCTGGACGAACAGGGCATCGCGGTCCGGGTGGGACACCACTGCGCGCGCCCGGTCTGCCTGCGCTACGGAATTCCTGCGACCACGCGAGCGTCGTTCTATCTGTACTCCACCCCGGCCGAGGTCGACGCCCTGGTCGAGGGCCTGGAGTACGTGCGCAACTTCTTCGGTTAA
- a CDS encoding helix-turn-helix transcriptional regulator, translated as MKNVSEDRKRPAARQTAGPVPSAPAHDDQHGTRNRVARSILDHGPSTAAELALRLELTQAAVRRHLDALVAEGVVEPREKRVYGARGRGRPAKAFALTDCGRDAFDQAYDALAADALRWIAQSAGGGAEGEAAVAAFARARLAAQAEGYREAVEGAEPEARTQALAKALTADGYAATARSAPNPQLGEQLCQHHCPVVHVAEQYPQLCEAETEVFSRLLGTHVQRLATIAHGDGVCTTFVPKAGAGKAAHRTGERPTQTTTASASTAGRNPA; from the coding sequence GTGAAAAACGTGAGCGAGGATCGGAAGAGGCCAGCGGCCCGGCAGACCGCCGGCCCGGTTCCGTCCGCCCCTGCGCACGACGATCAGCACGGCACCCGCAACCGCGTCGCCCGCTCCATCCTCGACCACGGCCCGTCCACCGCGGCCGAGCTGGCGCTCCGCCTGGAACTGACCCAGGCCGCCGTCCGCCGTCATCTGGACGCGCTGGTCGCCGAGGGCGTCGTGGAGCCCCGCGAGAAGCGGGTCTACGGCGCGCGCGGCCGCGGCCGCCCGGCCAAGGCGTTCGCCCTCACCGACTGCGGACGGGACGCCTTCGACCAGGCGTACGACGCCCTCGCCGCCGATGCGCTGCGCTGGATCGCGCAGAGCGCGGGCGGCGGCGCCGAGGGCGAGGCGGCGGTCGCCGCGTTCGCCCGCGCCCGGCTCGCCGCGCAGGCCGAGGGGTACCGCGAGGCGGTCGAGGGCGCCGAGCCCGAGGCCCGCACCCAGGCCCTTGCGAAGGCGTTGACCGCGGACGGGTACGCTGCTACGGCACGCAGTGCGCCCAATCCCCAGCTCGGTGAGCAGCTCTGCCAGCACCACTGCCCGGTCGTCCACGTCGCCGAGCAGTACCCGCAGCTGTGCGAGGCGGAGACCGAGGTCTTCTCCCGATTGCTCGGGACCCATGTACAGCGCCTTGCCACCATCGCCCACGGCGACGGGGTGTGCACGACCTTCGTCCCGAAGGCCGGTGCCGGCAAAGCAGCTCACCGCACCGGTGAGCGCCCCACACAGACCACCACAGCATCTGCTAGCACGGCCGGGAGGAACCCCGCATGA
- the sufC gene encoding Fe-S cluster assembly ATPase SufC yields MATLEIHDLHVSVEAENGQREILKGVDLTVKQGETHAIMGPNGSGKSTLAYSLAGHPKYTITGGTVTLDGEDVLEMSVDERARAGVFLAMQYPVEVPGVSVSNFLRTSATAIRGEAPKLRTWVKEVKEAMERLQMDPAFAERNVNEGFSGGEKKRHEILQLELLQPKIAILDETDSGLDVDALRIVSEGVNRVRETGQVGTLLITHYTRILRYIKPDHVHVFANGRIAESGGPELADKLEAEGYEAYVKGGTTA; encoded by the coding sequence ATGGCAACGCTTGAGATCCACGACCTGCACGTCTCCGTCGAGGCCGAGAACGGCCAGCGGGAGATCCTGAAGGGCGTCGACCTGACCGTGAAGCAGGGCGAGACGCACGCCATCATGGGCCCCAACGGCTCCGGCAAGTCGACCCTCGCCTACTCCCTCGCGGGTCACCCGAAGTACACGATCACCGGCGGCACCGTCACCCTCGACGGCGAGGACGTCCTGGAGATGTCCGTCGACGAGCGCGCCCGGGCCGGCGTCTTCCTCGCCATGCAGTACCCGGTCGAGGTCCCCGGCGTCTCGGTCTCCAACTTCCTGCGCACCTCCGCCACCGCCATCCGCGGCGAGGCCCCCAAGCTGCGGACGTGGGTCAAGGAGGTCAAGGAGGCCATGGAGCGTCTCCAGATGGACCCGGCGTTCGCCGAGCGCAACGTCAACGAGGGCTTCTCCGGCGGTGAGAAGAAGCGCCACGAGATCCTCCAGCTGGAGCTGCTCCAGCCGAAGATCGCGATCCTCGACGAGACCGACTCCGGTCTGGACGTCGACGCGCTGCGGATCGTCTCCGAGGGCGTCAACCGCGTCCGCGAGACGGGTCAGGTCGGCACTCTGCTGATCACCCACTACACGCGCATCCTGCGCTACATCAAGCCCGACCACGTCCACGTCTTCGCCAACGGCCGGATCGCCGAGTCCGGCGGCCCGGAGCTGGCGGACAAGCTGGAGGCCGAGGGCTACGAGGCATACGTGAAGGGTGGTACGACCGCGTGA
- the sufU gene encoding Fe-S cluster assembly sulfur transfer protein SufU: MKLDSMYQDVILDHYKHPHGRGLRDGDAEVHHVNPTCGDEITLRVKYDGTTIEDVSYEGQGCSISQASASVLNDLLVGKELGEAQRIQETFLELMQSKGQVEPDDAMEEVLEDAVAFAGVSKYPARVKCALLSWMAWKDATAKALSQEAKTA; the protein is encoded by the coding sequence GTGAAGCTGGATTCCATGTACCAGGACGTCATCCTGGACCACTACAAGCACCCCCATGGGCGCGGTCTTCGGGACGGCGACGCCGAGGTGCACCACGTCAACCCCACGTGCGGCGACGAGATCACCCTGCGCGTGAAGTACGACGGCACGACGATCGAGGACGTGTCCTACGAGGGCCAGGGCTGCTCCATCAGCCAGGCCAGCGCGTCGGTGCTCAACGACCTCCTGGTCGGCAAGGAGCTCGGCGAGGCGCAGCGGATCCAGGAGACCTTCCTTGAACTGATGCAGTCCAAGGGCCAGGTGGAACCGGACGACGCCATGGAGGAGGTGCTGGAGGACGCGGTGGCGTTCGCCGGCGTCTCCAAGTACCCGGCGCGCGTGAAGTGCGCCCTGCTCAGCTGGATGGCCTGGAAGGACGCCACGGCCAAGGCCCTTTCCCAGGAGGCGAAGACCGCATGA
- the sufB gene encoding Fe-S cluster assembly protein SufB, which translates to MTLPTETAHPELEGLGKYEYGWADSDVAGAAAKRGLSEAVVRDISAKKSEPEWMLKLRLKGLKLFDKKPMPTWGSDLSGIDFDNIKYFVRSTEQQAASWEELPEDIKNTYDKLGIPEAEKQRLVAGVAAQYESEVVYHQIREDLEKQGVIFLDTDTALKEHPELFQEYFGTVIPVGDNKFASLNTAVWSGGSFIYVPKGVHVDIPLQAYFRINTENMGQFERTLIIVDEDAYVHYVEGCTAPIYKSDSLHSAVVEIIVKKGGRCRYTTIQNWSNNVYNLVTKRAVAYEGATMEWVDGNLGSKVTMKYPAVYLMGEHAKGETLSIAFAGEGQHQDAGSKMVHMAPNTSSNIVSKSVARGGGRTSYRGLVEIGEGAAGSKSNVLCDALLVDTISRSDTYPYVDVREDDVSMGHEATVSKVSEDQLFYLMSRGLSEQEAMAMIVRGFVEPIARELPMEYALELNRLIELQMEGAVG; encoded by the coding sequence ATGACGCTCCCCACGGAGACTGCTCACCCTGAGCTCGAGGGTCTGGGCAAGTACGAATACGGCTGGGCCGACTCCGACGTCGCCGGTGCCGCCGCCAAGCGCGGCCTCTCCGAGGCGGTCGTCCGCGACATCTCGGCGAAGAAGAGCGAGCCGGAGTGGATGCTCAAGCTGCGCCTCAAGGGCCTGAAGCTGTTCGACAAGAAGCCCATGCCGACCTGGGGCTCGGACCTGTCGGGCATCGACTTCGACAACATCAAGTACTTCGTCCGCTCCACCGAGCAGCAGGCCGCCTCCTGGGAGGAGCTGCCCGAGGACATCAAGAACACCTACGACAAGCTCGGCATCCCGGAGGCGGAGAAGCAGCGCCTGGTCGCCGGTGTCGCCGCGCAGTACGAGTCCGAGGTGGTCTACCACCAGATCCGCGAGGACCTGGAGAAGCAGGGCGTCATCTTCCTGGACACCGACACGGCGCTCAAGGAGCACCCGGAGCTGTTCCAGGAGTACTTCGGCACGGTCATCCCGGTCGGCGATAACAAGTTCGCGTCGCTGAACACCGCGGTGTGGTCCGGCGGCTCGTTCATCTACGTCCCCAAGGGCGTGCACGTCGACATCCCGCTCCAGGCCTACTTCCGGATCAACACCGAGAACATGGGCCAGTTCGAGCGGACGCTGATCATCGTCGACGAGGACGCCTACGTCCACTACGTCGAGGGCTGCACCGCGCCGATCTACAAGTCCGACTCGCTGCACTCCGCGGTCGTCGAGATCATCGTGAAGAAGGGCGGCCGCTGCCGCTACACGACGATCCAGAACTGGTCGAACAACGTCTACAACCTGGTGACCAAGCGCGCCGTCGCCTACGAGGGCGCGACGATGGAGTGGGTGGACGGCAACCTCGGCTCCAAGGTCACCATGAAGTACCCCGCGGTCTACCTCATGGGTGAGCACGCCAAGGGCGAGACGCTCTCGATCGCGTTCGCGGGCGAGGGCCAGCACCAGGACGCCGGTTCCAAGATGGTCCACATGGCGCCGAACACCTCCTCCAACATCGTCTCCAAGTCGGTGGCGCGGGGCGGCGGCCGGACCTCCTACCGCGGCCTGGTGGAGATCGGCGAGGGCGCCGCGGGTTCGAAGTCGAACGTGCTGTGCGACGCGCTGCTGGTCGACACCATCTCCCGCTCCGACACCTACCCCTACGTCGACGTCCGCGAGGACGACGTGTCGATGGGCCACGAGGCGACCGTCTCCAAGGTGAGCGAGGACCAGCTCTTCTACCTGATGAGCCGCGGCCTGAGCGAGCAGGAGGCCATGGCGATGATCGTCCGCGGCTTCGTCGAGCCGATCGCCCGTGAGCTGCCGATGGAGTACGCGCTGGAGCTCAACCGGCTGATCGAGCTGCAGATGGAAGGCGCGGTCGGCTGA
- a CDS encoding metal-sulfur cluster assembly factor, with the protein MTDTPTTTKPASEEEVREALYDVVDPELGIDVVNLGLIYGIHIDDANIATIDMTLTSAACPLTDVIEDQAKSATDGIVNELKINWVWMPPWGPDKITDDGREQLRALGFNV; encoded by the coding sequence ATGACCGACACCCCGACCACCACCAAGCCGGCCTCGGAGGAAGAGGTCCGCGAGGCGCTGTACGACGTCGTCGACCCGGAGCTGGGCATCGACGTCGTCAACCTCGGGCTGATCTACGGCATCCACATCGACGACGCCAACATCGCGACCATCGACATGACGCTGACCTCGGCGGCCTGCCCGCTGACCGACGTCATCGAGGACCAGGCGAAGTCGGCGACGGACGGCATCGTCAACGAGCTGAAGATCAACTGGGTCTGGATGCCGCCGTGGGGACCGGACAAGATCACCGACGACGGCCGCGAACAGCTGCGTGCGCTGGGGTTCAACGTCTGA
- a CDS encoding non-heme iron oxygenase ferredoxin subunit, which yields MSYVRAAALSELEEDTPKRVEIDGTPISLVRTEGEVFAINDICSHANVSLSEGEVEDCSIECWLHGSSFDLRTGKPSGLPATRPVPVYPVKIEGDDVLVSITQES from the coding sequence ATGAGCTACGTACGCGCGGCCGCGCTGAGCGAGCTGGAGGAGGACACCCCCAAGAGGGTGGAGATCGACGGCACGCCGATCTCGCTGGTCCGTACCGAGGGCGAGGTGTTCGCGATCAACGACATCTGCTCGCACGCCAACGTCTCCCTCTCCGAGGGCGAGGTCGAGGACTGCTCGATCGAGTGCTGGCTGCACGGCTCCAGCTTCGACCTGCGCACCGGCAAGCCGTCCGGCCTCCCCGCGACGCGCCCCGTCCCCGTTTACCCCGTAAAGATCGAAGGGGACGACGTGCTCGTCTCCATCACCCAGGAGTCCTGA
- a CDS encoding EI24 domain-containing protein: protein MRDLVAGMRYLGRGMRWTAQHGRWWGFGLIPALVALALYAGALTGLALWSGDLAAWATPFADGWGSPWQGLLRGLFVALLLAGGLMLSVLTFTAVTLLIGDPFYESLSEQVERSEGHCPPGPDRPLWREIGVAVREMIPVLLRAAGFGVLFFVLGFLPVVGQTVVPAVGFCVSGFFLAVELTTVAMQRREVPVRERLRLLRGRLGLAVGFGTPLVLLFLIPFVAVLLMPGAVAGATLLVRDLVPAGPDAGPAVADGDETEGRAVPAAW, encoded by the coding sequence ATGCGTGATCTGGTAGCAGGGATGCGGTATCTGGGGCGGGGCATGCGCTGGACGGCGCAGCACGGCCGGTGGTGGGGGTTCGGGCTGATTCCCGCACTGGTCGCACTGGCGCTGTACGCGGGGGCGCTCACCGGGCTGGCCCTGTGGTCCGGCGACCTCGCCGCCTGGGCGACCCCGTTCGCCGACGGCTGGGGCTCCCCGTGGCAGGGGCTGCTGCGGGGGTTGTTCGTGGCGCTGCTGCTGGCCGGCGGGCTGATGCTGTCGGTGCTGACGTTCACCGCCGTCACCCTGCTGATCGGCGACCCCTTCTACGAGTCGCTGTCGGAGCAGGTCGAGCGCAGCGAGGGCCACTGCCCGCCCGGCCCGGACCGTCCGCTGTGGCGGGAGATCGGCGTCGCGGTGCGGGAGATGATCCCGGTGCTGCTGCGGGCCGCCGGGTTCGGGGTGCTGTTCTTCGTCCTGGGCTTCCTGCCGGTCGTCGGGCAGACCGTCGTCCCGGCCGTCGGCTTCTGCGTCTCCGGCTTCTTCCTCGCCGTGGAGCTGACCACGGTGGCGATGCAGCGCCGGGAGGTGCCGGTGCGCGAGCGGCTGCGGCTGCTGCGCGGCCGGCTGGGCCTGGCGGTCGGCTTCGGGACGCCGCTGGTGCTGCTGTTCCTGATCCCGTTCGTGGCGGTGCTGCTGATGCCGGGCGCGGTGGCCGGGGCCACCCTGCTGGTGCGGGACCTGGTGCCCGCCGGTCCGGACGCCGGGCCGGCGGTCGCGGACGGGGACGAGACCGAGGGACGGGCGGTGCCCGCCGCCTGGTGA
- a CDS encoding DMT family transporter, translating to MAYATLAGAILSEILATTSMKYSHGFSRLWPSLGTAVGYVVAFALLARTLKSMSVGTAYAIWSGAGTAVIAAIGMVFLGESTSTLKILGVLLVIAGVVVLNLDGAH from the coding sequence ATGGCCTATGCGACGCTCGCCGGCGCGATCCTCTCCGAGATCCTCGCGACCACATCGATGAAGTACAGCCACGGCTTCAGCAGGCTGTGGCCCTCGCTCGGCACCGCGGTCGGCTATGTGGTCGCCTTCGCGCTGCTGGCCCGGACGCTGAAGTCGATGAGCGTCGGGACCGCGTACGCGATCTGGTCCGGGGCCGGCACCGCGGTGATCGCCGCGATCGGCATGGTCTTCCTGGGCGAGAGCACCAGCACGCTCAAGATCCTCGGGGTGCTGCTGGTGATCGCCGGCGTGGTGGTGCTCAACCTCGACGGTGCGCACTGA
- the dapD gene encoding 2,3,4,5-tetrahydropyridine-2,6-dicarboxylate N-succinyltransferase, with translation MTDAATLRTTGAVAAGLATVASDGTVLDTWFPAPQLVDAPGPAGTEQLADDRAAELLGDAVRKAVGPDPVRGVEVVAVRTVIASLDDKPLDAHDVYLRLHLLSHRLVKPHGQSLEGMFGLLANVAWTSLGPVPVDQLETARLNARAEGLHLQVTSVDKFPRMTDYVAPAGVRIADADRVRLGAHLAAGTTVMHEGFVNFNAGTLGTSMIEGRISAGVVIGDGSDIGGGASTMGTLSGGGKQIISIGERCLLGAESGIGIALGDECVVEAGLYVTAGTRVTLPDGQIVKALELSGADNILFRRNSTTGTVEARPNKAVWGGLNEILHSHN, from the coding sequence ATGACCGATGCTGCAACTCTTCGTACGACCGGCGCCGTCGCCGCCGGGCTCGCCACCGTCGCCTCCGACGGCACCGTTCTCGACACCTGGTTCCCCGCGCCCCAGCTGGTCGACGCGCCCGGCCCGGCCGGCACCGAGCAGCTGGCGGACGACCGCGCCGCCGAGCTGCTGGGCGACGCCGTCCGCAAGGCCGTCGGCCCCGACCCGGTCCGCGGCGTGGAGGTCGTGGCCGTCCGCACGGTCATCGCTTCACTGGACGACAAGCCGCTGGACGCGCACGACGTCTACCTGCGGCTGCACCTCCTCAGCCACCGCCTGGTCAAGCCGCACGGCCAGAGCCTGGAGGGCATGTTCGGCCTGCTGGCCAACGTCGCCTGGACCTCGCTCGGCCCGGTGCCCGTCGACCAGCTGGAGACGGCCCGGCTGAACGCCCGCGCCGAGGGCCTGCACCTCCAGGTCACCAGCGTCGACAAGTTCCCGCGGATGACCGACTACGTGGCGCCCGCCGGCGTCCGGATCGCCGACGCCGACCGGGTGCGGCTGGGCGCCCACCTCGCGGCCGGCACCACCGTCATGCACGAGGGCTTCGTCAACTTCAACGCCGGCACGCTGGGCACCTCCATGATCGAGGGCCGGATCAGCGCCGGCGTGGTGATCGGCGACGGCAGCGACATCGGCGGCGGCGCCTCCACGATGGGCACCCTCTCCGGCGGCGGCAAGCAGATCATCTCGATCGGCGAGCGCTGCCTGCTCGGCGCCGAGTCCGGCATCGGCATCGCGCTGGGCGACGAGTGCGTGGTCGAGGCCGGCCTGTACGTGACCGCGGGCACCCGGGTCACGCTGCCCGACGGTCAGATCGTCAAGGCGCTGGAGCTGTCCGGTGCCGACAACATCCTCTTCCGCCGGAACTCCACCACCGGCACCGTCGAGGCCCGCCCGAACAAGGCGGTCTGGGGCGGTCTGAACGAGATCCTGCACAGCCACAACTGA
- the sufD gene encoding Fe-S cluster assembly protein SufD, which produces MAEAQTTIPAGSTTSGSIAVAAESTVATRMSAPPSYDVADFPVPHGREEEWRFTPLARLRGLHDGTATAGGPDLKVDITAPEGVTHELVDRDDPRVGKAGKPVDRVAAQAYSAFEKASVVTVPKETVLTEPIRIRVHGEGGTAFGHQVVELGAFAEAVVVIDHTGDGVLAANVDYVLGDGAKLTVVSVQDWDDTAVHCGQHNALVGRDATFKSVVVTFGGDLVRLHPRIDYAGPGAEAELYGLYFTEQGQHQEHRLFVDHDTPNCRSHVTYKGALQGQDAHAVWIGDVLIQAAATGTDTYELNRNLVLTDGARVDSVPNLEIETGEIVGAGHASATGRFDDEQLFYLMARGIPADEARRLVVRGFFAELVQQIGLPDVEERLMNKIEAELEASAA; this is translated from the coding sequence ATGGCTGAGGCTCAGACGACCATCCCGGCGGGTTCCACGACCTCCGGCTCCATCGCGGTGGCCGCGGAGTCCACCGTCGCCACCCGGATGAGCGCCCCGCCGTCCTACGACGTGGCGGACTTCCCCGTTCCGCACGGCCGCGAGGAGGAGTGGCGGTTCACGCCGCTGGCGCGGCTGCGCGGGCTGCACGACGGCACCGCCACCGCCGGCGGCCCCGACCTGAAGGTCGACATCACCGCGCCCGAGGGCGTCACCCACGAGCTCGTCGACCGCGACGACCCGCGGGTCGGCAAGGCCGGCAAGCCGGTGGACCGGGTCGCCGCCCAGGCGTACAGCGCGTTCGAGAAGGCGTCGGTGGTCACCGTCCCCAAGGAGACCGTGCTCACCGAGCCGATCCGGATCCGGGTGCACGGCGAGGGCGGCACCGCCTTCGGCCACCAGGTCGTCGAGCTGGGCGCGTTCGCCGAGGCCGTCGTGGTCATCGACCACACCGGTGACGGCGTGCTCGCCGCCAACGTCGACTACGTCCTCGGCGACGGCGCCAAGCTGACCGTGGTCTCGGTCCAGGACTGGGACGACACCGCCGTCCACTGCGGCCAGCACAACGCCCTGGTCGGCCGGGACGCCACCTTCAAGTCCGTGGTCGTCACCTTCGGCGGCGACCTCGTCCGCCTGCACCCGCGGATCGACTACGCGGGCCCCGGCGCCGAGGCCGAGCTCTACGGCCTGTACTTCACCGAGCAGGGCCAGCACCAGGAGCACCGCCTGTTCGTGGACCACGACACCCCGAACTGCCGCTCGCACGTGACGTACAAGGGCGCGCTGCAGGGCCAGGACGCGCACGCGGTCTGGATCGGCGACGTCCTGATCCAGGCGGCGGCCACCGGCACGGACACCTACGAGCTCAACCGCAACCTCGTCCTGACCGACGGCGCGCGGGTCGACTCGGTGCCCAACCTGGAGATCGAGACCGGCGAGATCGTCGGCGCCGGCCACGCCTCGGCGACCGGCCGATTCGACGACGAGCAGCTGTTCTACCTGATGGCCCGCGGCATCCCCGCCGACGAGGCGCGCCGTCTGGTCGTCCGCGGCTTCTTCGCCGAGCTGGTCCAGCAGATCGGTCTCCCGGACGTCGAGGAGCGTCTGATGAACAAGATCGAAGCCGAGCTGGAAGCGTCCGCGGCATGA